A single region of the Pseudomonas solani genome encodes:
- a CDS encoding c-type cytochrome, whose amino-acid sequence MKIKPSLIALLGALSLTQPLFCLAGIANGKTLYQQRCAVCHGADIKGTGPLAHKSDPPTPDLTTAAFKQRLADYPGVIVSSVILRPNGNLIPRTLQENGVKIPPHAWSVQDFRDLNQYMSGVILKAR is encoded by the coding sequence ATGAAAATCAAACCGTCGCTTATCGCGCTGCTGGGCGCGCTGTCACTCACCCAGCCTCTGTTCTGTCTTGCGGGTATCGCCAACGGCAAGACGCTCTACCAGCAGCGATGCGCCGTGTGCCACGGGGCGGACATCAAGGGCACCGGGCCCCTGGCCCACAAGAGCGACCCGCCCACCCCCGACCTGACCACGGCCGCGTTCAAGCAGCGGCTGGCGGACTACCCGGGCGTCATCGTCTCGTCGGTGATTCTCCGCCCCAACGGCAACCTGATTCCCCGCACCCTGCAGGAGAACGGCGTGAAGATCCCGCCTCACGCCTGGAGCGTTCAGGATTTTCGCGACCTCAACCAGTACATGAGCGGCGTGATCCTCAAGGCGCGCTGA
- a CDS encoding thioredoxin family protein: protein MASYQQLFDIGQGFADFLRSGLPTERDAANSVVQKLATPGCIAPAALTRLQRIERRYHLLVVGEMWCPDCQINVSVLDFICRTQPLIDLAVITKGRAEDDLKARLNLDRVSIPLVVVLDAAFAPVGLFVERPQAVIGASDEVLRDYKAGLYLEATVDDLLALLEQAEQRSA from the coding sequence ATGGCGTCTTACCAGCAGCTGTTCGACATCGGCCAGGGCTTCGCCGACTTCCTCCGCAGCGGCCTGCCCACCGAGCGGGATGCCGCCAATTCGGTGGTGCAGAAGCTCGCGACGCCCGGCTGCATCGCCCCGGCGGCGCTCACCCGGCTGCAACGCATCGAACGCCGCTACCACCTGCTGGTGGTGGGCGAGATGTGGTGCCCGGACTGCCAGATCAACGTCTCGGTGCTCGACTTCATCTGCCGCACCCAGCCGCTGATCGACCTGGCGGTGATCACCAAGGGCCGCGCCGAGGACGACCTCAAGGCGCGCCTGAACCTCGACAGGGTGTCCATCCCGCTGGTGGTGGTGCTCGACGCCGCGTTCGCGCCGGTGGGGCTGTTCGTCGAGCGCCCGCAAGCGGTGATCGGCGCAAGTGACGAGGTGCTGCGCGACTACAAGGCCGGCCTCTACCTGGAAGCCACGGTCGACGACCTGCTGGCGCTGCTCGAACAGGCCGAACAGCGCAGTGCATGA
- a CDS encoding DUF3369 domain-containing protein has product MIDDDPEVHAVTRLALRGFEFQQRPLELLSAYSAAEARETFRQRGDIALALVDVVMETEHAGLDLVRYLREECDNRMTRLVLRTGQAGQAPEDQVIREYEVDDYKEKTELTTQKLRTLLYSMLRAYRDLGVIDAQRKGLSNVLEACAQVQNAATLKLFSSTVLEQLTSLLCLGDSALYCLIRTDDHEPQTRTLAATGEFVHYEPDSALETLPPMVVQRFDQVLQLGASQHFDDAYVLFRRNDRGGASLLYVTHVEPLSDLDRQLLEIYVRSVAITFENIHLMEDLQATSKELVYTLANAVEVRSKETGAHVQRVALFSELLARLHGLPEREVQLIQHASPLHDIGKVAIPDAILHKPGKLDEAEWALMKKHVDFGVDILQRSRRELMRVGAVIAGSHHERWDGRGYPRGLEGEDIPLSGRIVALADVFDALGSRRSYKEPWTPEQVLELIRVERGAHFDPHLVDLLLANHEEFLAIRERYPDEPHS; this is encoded by the coding sequence GTGATCGACGACGACCCGGAGGTCCACGCGGTAACCCGGCTGGCCCTGCGCGGCTTCGAGTTCCAACAGCGGCCGCTGGAGCTGCTGTCGGCCTACTCGGCGGCGGAGGCGCGGGAGACCTTCCGCCAGCGCGGCGACATCGCCCTGGCCCTGGTGGACGTGGTGATGGAGACCGAGCACGCCGGGCTGGACCTGGTGCGCTACCTGCGCGAGGAGTGCGACAACCGCATGACGCGCCTGGTGCTGCGCACCGGCCAGGCCGGCCAGGCGCCGGAGGACCAGGTCATCCGCGAATACGAGGTGGACGACTACAAGGAGAAGACCGAGCTCACCACCCAGAAGCTGCGCACCCTGCTCTATTCCATGCTCCGCGCCTACCGCGACCTGGGGGTGATCGACGCCCAGCGCAAGGGCCTGAGCAATGTGCTGGAGGCCTGCGCCCAGGTGCAGAACGCCGCCACCCTCAAGCTGTTCTCGTCCACGGTGCTGGAGCAGCTCACCTCGCTGCTGTGCCTGGGCGACTCGGCGCTCTATTGCCTGATCCGCACCGACGACCACGAGCCGCAGACCCGCACCCTGGCGGCCACCGGAGAGTTCGTCCACTACGAGCCGGACTCTGCGCTGGAGACGCTGCCGCCCATGGTGGTCCAGCGTTTCGACCAGGTGCTGCAACTGGGCGCTTCGCAGCACTTCGACGATGCCTACGTGCTGTTCCGCCGCAACGACCGGGGCGGGGCGAGCCTGCTCTACGTCACCCATGTGGAGCCGCTCAGCGACCTGGACCGGCAACTGCTGGAAATCTACGTGCGCAGCGTGGCGATCACCTTCGAGAACATCCACCTGATGGAGGACCTGCAAGCCACCTCCAAGGAGCTGGTCTACACCCTGGCCAACGCGGTGGAGGTGCGCAGCAAGGAGACCGGCGCCCACGTGCAGCGGGTGGCGCTGTTCAGCGAGCTGCTGGCGCGCCTGCATGGCCTGCCCGAGCGCGAGGTGCAGCTGATCCAGCACGCGTCTCCCCTGCACGACATCGGCAAGGTGGCGATCCCCGACGCCATCCTGCACAAGCCCGGCAAGCTCGACGAGGCCGAATGGGCGCTGATGAAGAAGCACGTCGACTTCGGCGTCGACATCCTCCAGCGTTCGCGCCGCGAGCTGATGCGCGTGGGGGCGGTGATCGCCGGCAGCCACCACGAGCGCTGGGACGGCCGCGGCTACCCGCGCGGGCTGGAGGGGGAGGATATTCCCCTGAGCGGGCGCATCGTCGCCCTGGCCGATGTGTTCGATGCCCTGGGGTCGCGGCGCAGCTACAAGGAACCCTGGACCCCCGAGCAGGTGCTGGAGCTGATCCGCGTCGAGCGCGGCGCCCACTTCGACCCACACCTGGTGGACCTGCTGCTGGCCAATCATGAGGAGTTCCTGGCCATCCGCGAGCGCTACCCGGACGAGCCCCATTCATGA
- a CDS encoding helix-turn-helix domain-containing protein, which produces MNDSLLKPAVLGVALRRWRLLHRVKQAHAAQLFSVAQSTISRWESGVQEMEPAERARVEQMLAARLEAAADQALARLVSDSPRAVHLVCDLSHRLLACSATRAAEFSVPLAELMGRSLWRYATPEIARKEAALDALGWRDLLMPPALEFGSGANDSAIVPIRQGLCRWTRMTLSDGTAARLVETL; this is translated from the coding sequence ATGAACGACAGCCTTCTGAAACCGGCCGTGCTCGGCGTCGCGCTGCGGCGTTGGCGCCTGCTGCATCGGGTCAAGCAGGCCCATGCGGCGCAGCTGTTCAGCGTGGCGCAATCGACCATCTCGCGTTGGGAAAGCGGCGTGCAGGAGATGGAGCCCGCCGAGCGGGCGCGGGTGGAGCAGATGCTGGCCGCCCGGCTGGAGGCCGCAGCCGACCAGGCCCTGGCGCGGCTGGTGAGCGACAGCCCGCGCGCCGTGCACCTGGTCTGCGACCTCAGCCACCGCCTGCTGGCCTGTTCCGCCACCCGCGCCGCCGAGTTCTCCGTGCCCCTGGCCGAGCTGATGGGGCGCTCGCTGTGGCGCTACGCAACGCCGGAGATCGCGCGCAAGGAAGCCGCCCTGGATGCCCTGGGCTGGCGCGACCTGCTGATGCCGCCGGCGCTGGAGTTCGGCAGCGGCGCCAATGATTCCGCCATCGTGCCCATCCGCCAGGGCCTGTGCCGCTGGACGCGCATGACCCTCTCCGACGGCACCGCCGCGCGCCTGGTGGAAACCCTCTGA
- a CDS encoding substrate-binding periplasmic protein has product MRTLVIALLCSLLSVPAWAERVTIAAEDDWAPYSSIGTDGSSAQGFAVDLVRAALGTQDIEVDFLTVPFSRCLFYAQGTRAVACFDVTITDANRDQYIWHPTPLFEEGLAIFGPADDPRTDMGAKDLAGKVVGITNGYTYPTSFMEDPAIHRYNANSDSQLLQMLVAGRVDYILLNTMPGYMRINQDPHLRGKVKLTGVLQTDGFWLAFSKAHPDGARIAKAFETGLQALHKSGRYASMEADFRKRYQH; this is encoded by the coding sequence ATGAGAACCCTGGTGATCGCGCTGCTGTGCAGCCTGCTGTCCGTGCCGGCCTGGGCCGAGCGCGTGACCATCGCCGCCGAGGACGACTGGGCGCCGTACTCCTCCATCGGCACCGATGGTTCCTCGGCCCAGGGCTTCGCAGTGGACCTGGTGCGCGCGGCCCTCGGCACCCAGGACATCGAGGTGGATTTCCTCACCGTGCCCTTCTCCCGCTGCCTGTTCTACGCCCAGGGCACGCGCGCGGTGGCCTGTTTCGACGTGACCATCACCGACGCCAACCGCGACCAGTACATCTGGCACCCGACGCCGTTGTTCGAAGAGGGGCTGGCGATCTTCGGCCCCGCCGACGACCCGCGCACCGACATGGGCGCCAAGGACCTGGCCGGCAAGGTGGTGGGCATCACCAATGGCTACACCTACCCGACCTCCTTCATGGAGGACCCGGCCATCCACCGCTACAACGCCAACTCCGACAGCCAGCTTTTGCAGATGCTGGTGGCCGGGCGGGTGGACTACATCCTGCTCAACACCATGCCGGGCTACATGCGCATCAACCAGGACCCGCACCTGCGCGGCAAGGTGAAGCTCACCGGCGTGCTGCAGACCGACGGCTTCTGGCTGGCCTTCTCCAAGGCCCACCCGGACGGCGCGCGCATTGCCAAGGCCTTCGAAACAGGCCTCCAGGCCCTGCACAAGAGCGGGCGCTACGCGAGCATGGAGGCGGACTTCCGCAAGCGTTACCAGCATTGA
- a CDS encoding sensor histidine kinase encodes MQADLPGAGQREELGTLQVEVDTYRYGRDFLDRALITLLGSLFYALAISAILLLVFYLWVTRPLRSLILSIARVDIDAPETTRLQEPPGHADNEIGVLVRSTNQHLQAIGDNLRQVREAEGKLKFYSDQLESTVAERTRELSQSVRQLQAAQRQLIESEKLAALGGLVAGVAHEVNTPLGIAVTASSVLSEALSDLRTQFQAQTLTSDSFQALLELAHDSNGMLANNIGRAAKLISDFKQTAVDQVSEARCEFEVRQVLEALIASLHPETRKVPVAVQLDCEAGLHMRSLPGVLTQVVANLIINSVRHAFAETPEAHIELQVRSEGEGIELDYRDNGCGVPAELQERIFEPFFTTRRGTGGTGLGLNIVYNLVTRKLQGRLEFHSEEGEGVRFLLWLPRRLAMADEATASIDSVEGEA; translated from the coding sequence TTGCAGGCGGACCTGCCCGGTGCCGGCCAGCGCGAGGAGCTGGGCACCCTGCAGGTGGAGGTGGACACCTACCGCTACGGGCGGGACTTTCTCGACCGTGCGCTGATCACCCTGCTGGGCAGCCTGTTCTACGCCCTGGCCATTTCCGCCATCCTGCTGCTGGTGTTCTACCTGTGGGTGACGCGGCCGCTGCGCAGCCTGATCCTGTCCATCGCCCGGGTGGACATCGACGCACCGGAAACCACCCGCCTGCAGGAGCCCCCCGGCCACGCCGACAACGAGATCGGCGTGCTGGTGCGCTCCACCAACCAGCACCTGCAGGCCATCGGCGACAACCTGCGCCAGGTGCGCGAGGCCGAGGGCAAGCTGAAGTTCTATTCCGACCAGCTCGAATCCACCGTCGCCGAACGCACCCGCGAGCTGTCCCAGAGCGTGCGCCAGCTGCAGGCGGCGCAGCGGCAGCTGATCGAGTCGGAAAAGCTGGCGGCCCTGGGTGGGCTGGTGGCGGGTGTGGCCCACGAGGTGAACACGCCGCTGGGCATCGCGGTGACCGCGTCCTCGGTGCTCTCCGAGGCGCTGTCGGACCTGCGCACCCAGTTCCAGGCACAGACCCTCACCAGCGACAGCTTCCAGGCGCTGCTGGAGCTGGCCCACGACAGCAACGGCATGCTGGCCAACAACATCGGCCGTGCCGCCAAGCTGATCAGCGATTTCAAGCAGACGGCGGTGGACCAGGTGTCCGAGGCCCGCTGCGAATTCGAGGTGCGCCAGGTGCTGGAGGCGCTGATCGCCAGCCTGCACCCGGAGACGCGCAAGGTTCCGGTGGCGGTGCAGCTGGACTGCGAAGCGGGCCTGCACATGCGCAGCCTGCCGGGGGTGCTGACCCAGGTGGTGGCCAACCTGATCATCAACAGCGTGCGCCATGCCTTCGCCGAAACGCCCGAGGCGCACATCGAACTGCAGGTGCGCAGCGAGGGAGAGGGCATCGAGCTGGACTACCGCGACAACGGCTGCGGGGTGCCGGCGGAGCTGCAAGAGCGCATCTTCGAGCCCTTCTTCACCACCCGGCGCGGCACCGGCGGCACCGGGCTGGGGCTGAACATCGTCTACAACCTGGTCACCCGCAAACTGCAGGGGCGCCTGGAGTTCCACTCCGAAGAGGGCGAGGGAGTGCGCTTCCTGCTGTGGCTGCCGCGCCGGCTGGCGATGGCCGATGAAGCCACGGCATCCATCGATTCCGTGGAGGGTGAAGCATGA
- a CDS encoding SIR2 family NAD-dependent protein deacylase, protein MSFDPSLLAKARHLVVFTGAGISAESGIPTFRDRLSGLWERYEASELASAEGFRRDPALVWGWYEWRRTLVHHAQPNPGHQAIARLAALVPKLTLITQNVDDLHERAGSREALHLHGRLDALRCFACTRPALEIPKPDEPNEGRRVEPPRCTRCNGKLRPSVVWFGEQLPGDVLRAAFTAAEECDLLLSIGTSGVVEPAARIPRLALAAGATVLHLNTQPVAVQGEREFALAGPAGELLPALLRQAFGADA, encoded by the coding sequence ATGAGCTTCGATCCCTCCCTGCTGGCCAAGGCCCGCCACCTCGTGGTGTTCACCGGCGCCGGCATTTCCGCCGAGAGCGGCATCCCCACCTTCCGTGACCGCCTGAGCGGGCTCTGGGAGCGCTACGAGGCGAGCGAGTTGGCCAGCGCCGAGGGCTTCCGCCGTGACCCGGCCCTGGTCTGGGGCTGGTACGAGTGGCGCCGCACCTTGGTGCACCACGCCCAGCCCAACCCCGGGCACCAGGCCATCGCCCGCCTGGCCGCCCTGGTGCCCAAGCTGACCCTGATCACCCAGAACGTCGACGACCTCCACGAGCGCGCCGGCAGCCGCGAGGCGCTGCACCTGCATGGCCGCCTCGATGCGCTGCGTTGCTTCGCCTGCACGCGGCCGGCGCTGGAGATCCCCAAGCCCGACGAGCCGAACGAAGGGCGCCGGGTGGAGCCGCCGCGCTGCACCCGCTGCAACGGCAAGCTGCGCCCGAGCGTGGTGTGGTTCGGCGAACAGTTGCCGGGGGACGTGTTGCGTGCGGCCTTCACGGCGGCCGAGGAGTGCGACCTGCTGCTGTCCATCGGCACCTCGGGCGTGGTCGAGCCCGCTGCGCGTATTCCGCGTCTGGCACTGGCGGCGGGCGCCACGGTGCTGCACCTCAACACCCAGCCGGTGGCGGTGCAGGGCGAGCGCGAGTTCGCCCTGGCGGGCCCGGCCGGCGAGTTGCTGCCGGCGCTGTTGCGCCAGGCCTTCGGCGCTGACGCCTAG
- a CDS encoding DUF2256 domain-containing protein, with product MKKAHLPQKTCAVCGRPFAWRRRWAHCWDEVRYCSERCRRQRHAAQ from the coding sequence GTGAAGAAGGCCCACCTGCCGCAAAAGACCTGCGCGGTGTGCGGCCGACCCTTCGCCTGGCGCCGCCGCTGGGCGCACTGCTGGGACGAGGTGCGTTACTGCTCCGAGCGCTGCCGTCGCCAGCGCCACGCGGCTCAGTAA
- a CDS encoding hybrid sensor histidine kinase/response regulator yields MDATSFPAAPGPMSRRVRELDWARTPLGPIAAWPASLRVAVEMMLASHFPSCLFWGPERITLYNDAFKPILGAKPEALGRPFDDVWREAWYSIGPIADRAFTGEATFIEDFPLEIDRNGRLERCYFTFCYSPVRDERGEVVGVLDTVIETTAQRVAEQQLRQLTQTLERQVADRTRDRNRLWNLSPDVMLITRLDMTITAANPALGPVLGWSEKELVGTSSLDLVHSDDLSLAWGASHSLMQGETLRDFDCRMRHKDGSYRWISWSSSPGEGHISAIGRDITQERERAETLRQTEELLRQSQKMEAVGQLTGGLAHDFNNLLAGISGSLELLKLRVSQGRTGELDRYISTARTAAERAATLTHRLLAFSRRQALDPKPTNVNRLVAGMQELISRTMGPMIEVEVLSGPELWTVLVDPNQLESALLNICINARDAMPGGGRLSIGTCNHRLVEPRAGELGLAVGEYLSLCVTDTGTGMPEEVIARVFDPFFTTKPAGQGTGLGLSMVYGFARQSGGAVQIASQPGEGTSLYIHLPRHHGEERIEHHTGSEFAPRAERQATVLVVDDESPLRMLIGEVLRDLGYQVLEAVDGASGLALLDSEQRIDLLLADVGLPGGMSGKEMARLARRLRPELRVLFITGYAQNSLFDNEQLESGMEVLAKPFAIESLASRVKGLLQKSVQPRQRSERQGPSARTG; encoded by the coding sequence ATGGACGCCACATCCTTCCCCGCTGCCCCCGGCCCGATGAGCCGGCGGGTACGCGAACTCGACTGGGCACGGACGCCCCTCGGTCCCATCGCCGCCTGGCCCGCCAGCCTGCGGGTGGCCGTGGAAATGATGCTCGCCTCGCACTTTCCCAGCTGCCTGTTCTGGGGGCCCGAGCGCATCACCCTGTACAACGACGCCTTCAAGCCGATTCTCGGGGCCAAGCCCGAAGCCCTCGGCCGGCCCTTCGACGATGTATGGCGGGAGGCCTGGTACAGCATCGGCCCCATCGCCGACCGCGCCTTCACCGGCGAGGCCACCTTCATCGAAGACTTCCCGCTGGAGATCGACCGCAACGGGCGCCTGGAACGCTGCTACTTCACCTTCTGCTACAGCCCGGTGCGCGACGAGCGCGGCGAGGTGGTGGGCGTGCTCGACACCGTGATCGAGACCACGGCGCAGCGGGTGGCCGAACAGCAGTTGCGCCAGCTCACCCAGACCCTGGAGCGCCAGGTGGCCGACCGCACCCGCGATCGCAACCGCCTGTGGAACCTGTCGCCGGACGTGATGCTGATCACCCGCCTGGACATGACCATCACCGCCGCCAACCCGGCGCTGGGGCCGGTGCTGGGCTGGAGCGAAAAGGAACTGGTGGGCACCAGCTCCCTGGACCTGGTGCACAGCGATGACCTGTCCCTCGCCTGGGGTGCCAGCCACAGCCTGATGCAGGGCGAAACCCTGCGCGACTTCGACTGTCGCATGCGCCACAAGGACGGCAGCTACCGCTGGATCAGTTGGTCATCCAGCCCCGGCGAAGGCCATATCAGCGCCATCGGCCGCGACATCACCCAGGAGCGCGAACGCGCCGAAACCCTGCGCCAGACCGAAGAGCTGCTGCGCCAGAGCCAGAAGATGGAGGCGGTCGGCCAGCTCACCGGCGGCCTCGCCCACGACTTCAACAACCTCCTGGCCGGCATCAGCGGCAGCCTGGAGCTGCTCAAGCTGCGGGTATCCCAGGGCCGCACCGGCGAGCTGGACCGCTACATCTCCACCGCGCGCACCGCCGCCGAGCGTGCCGCCACCCTGACCCATCGCCTGCTGGCCTTCTCCCGCCGCCAGGCGCTGGACCCCAAGCCGACCAACGTCAACCGCCTGGTGGCCGGCATGCAGGAGCTGATCAGCCGCACCATGGGCCCGATGATCGAGGTGGAAGTGCTCAGCGGCCCCGAGCTGTGGACCGTGCTGGTGGACCCCAACCAGCTGGAAAGCGCCCTGCTCAACATCTGCATCAACGCCCGCGACGCCATGCCCGGCGGTGGCCGCCTCAGCATCGGCACCTGCAACCACCGCCTGGTGGAGCCCCGTGCGGGCGAACTGGGCCTGGCAGTGGGTGAATACCTCTCGCTCTGCGTGACCGACACCGGCACCGGCATGCCGGAAGAAGTGATCGCCCGCGTCTTCGACCCCTTCTTCACCACCAAGCCGGCGGGCCAGGGCACCGGCCTCGGCCTGTCGATGGTCTACGGTTTCGCCCGCCAGTCCGGCGGCGCGGTGCAGATCGCCTCGCAGCCGGGCGAAGGCACCAGCCTTTATATCCACCTGCCCCGCCACCACGGCGAGGAACGCATCGAGCACCACACCGGGTCGGAATTCGCACCCCGGGCCGAGCGCCAGGCCACGGTGCTGGTGGTGGACGACGAGTCGCCCCTGCGCATGCTCATCGGCGAGGTGCTGCGCGACCTGGGCTACCAGGTGCTGGAAGCGGTGGATGGCGCCTCGGGCCTGGCCCTGCTGGACAGCGAACAGCGCATCGACCTGCTGCTGGCCGATGTCGGCCTGCCCGGCGGCATGAGCGGCAAGGAAATGGCCCGGCTCGCCCGGCGCCTGCGCCCGGAGCTGCGGGTGCTGTTCATCACCGGCTATGCGCAGAACAGCCTGTTCGACAACGAGCAGCTGGAATCGGGCATGGAGGTGCTGGCCAAGCCCTTCGCCATCGAATCCCTCGCCTCACGGGTCAAGGGATTGCTGCAGAAAAGCGTGCAGCCACGCCAGCGCAGCGAGCGACAGGGCCCCTCGGCACGTACCGGCTGA
- a CDS encoding CHASE sensor domain-containing protein, with product MNPAFQRSAPSRIGRSLSSSLVRINLLCACLLGLAISVVQVGLDYYRARAQPDGDMQALFDMMREPVTAVVFSLDPRTASDLLSGMLKQPALASARILLPEGKVFAEHHRELGGRRGGASTTCCSAPPCTFSGPCRRTCPVPASARSWAPCRWRWTPTATGGTFSTVR from the coding sequence ATGAACCCGGCCTTCCAGCGATCCGCGCCGTCGCGGATCGGCCGCAGCCTGTCTTCCAGCCTGGTGCGCATCAACCTGCTGTGCGCCTGCCTGCTCGGCCTGGCCATCAGCGTGGTGCAGGTGGGCCTGGACTACTACCGCGCCCGCGCGCAGCCGGATGGCGACATGCAGGCCCTGTTCGACATGATGCGCGAGCCGGTCACGGCGGTGGTCTTCAGCCTCGATCCGCGCACCGCCAGCGACCTGCTCAGCGGCATGCTCAAGCAACCGGCCCTGGCCTCGGCGCGCATCCTGCTGCCCGAGGGCAAGGTGTTCGCCGAGCACCACCGCGAGCTGGGGGGCAGGAGGGGCGGCGCCTCAACGACCTGCTGTTCGGCGCCACCCTGCACTTTCAGTGGCCCTTGCAGGCGGACCTGCCCGGTGCCGGCCAGCGCGAGGAGCTGGGCACCCTGCAGGTGGAGGTGGACACCTACCGCTACGGGCGGGACTTTCTCGACCGTGCGCTGA
- a CDS encoding HD domain-containing protein, which produces MNIDRIKGRLDFLREAERLKDVLRSAHTSSGRAESTAEHSWRLCLMAITFADELVGLDLLRVLKMCVVHDLGEAIHGDIPAIEQGGHPDKGAQEREDLLTLTRTLDAGLRDEILALWDDYENAASPEALAVKALDKLETLLQHNQGANPADFDYAFNLGYGRRYTSGEPLFAAIREQLDAGTRQRMEAQAGE; this is translated from the coding sequence ATGAACATCGACAGGATCAAGGGACGGCTCGACTTCCTCCGCGAGGCGGAGCGCCTCAAGGACGTGCTGCGCAGCGCCCACACCTCCAGCGGGCGCGCGGAAAGCACCGCCGAACACAGCTGGCGCCTGTGCCTGATGGCCATCACTTTCGCCGATGAGCTGGTCGGGCTCGACCTGCTGCGGGTGCTGAAGATGTGCGTGGTCCATGACCTGGGCGAAGCCATCCACGGCGATATCCCCGCCATCGAGCAGGGCGGCCATCCCGACAAGGGCGCCCAGGAGCGCGAAGACCTGCTGACCCTGACCCGCACCCTCGATGCCGGGCTGCGCGACGAGATTCTCGCGCTGTGGGATGACTACGAGAACGCCGCCTCCCCCGAGGCGCTGGCGGTCAAGGCGCTGGACAAGCTGGAGACCCTGCTGCAGCACAACCAGGGCGCCAACCCGGCGGACTTCGACTACGCCTTCAACCTCGGCTACGGGCGCCGCTACACCAGCGGCGAGCCCCTGTTCGCGGCCATTCGCGAGCAGCTGGACGCAGGCACGCGGCAGCGCATGGAAGCCCAGGCGGGCGAGTAG
- a CDS encoding LysE family translocator has translation MALHTWLIYLLAVLGLSLTPGPNALLALSHGALHGHRRALFTIAGGALGFVLIMALSMFGIGALLKASADALTVLKVAGGLYLIWLGVQLWRAPAVQVSTDGEGQRRSGVSLFRQGLFSAVSNPKVILFFGAFLSQFLDPAQPLWLQFLVMTLTFVLIEALVEYLLARLAHRVRPWLARSGKGFNRCCGALFAAAGLALPLTR, from the coding sequence ATGGCACTGCACACCTGGCTGATCTACCTGCTGGCCGTTCTCGGCCTTTCCCTCACGCCCGGGCCGAATGCGTTGTTGGCGCTGTCCCATGGGGCGTTGCATGGCCACCGCCGGGCGCTGTTCACCATTGCCGGCGGGGCGCTGGGCTTCGTGCTGATCATGGCCTTGTCGATGTTCGGTATCGGCGCGTTGCTCAAGGCTTCGGCCGATGCGCTGACGGTGCTCAAGGTGGCCGGCGGGCTGTACCTGATCTGGCTCGGCGTGCAGCTCTGGCGGGCGCCGGCGGTGCAGGTTTCCACCGATGGCGAGGGCCAGCGCCGCAGCGGCGTCAGCCTGTTCCGCCAGGGCCTGTTCTCGGCGGTGTCCAACCCCAAGGTGATCCTGTTCTTCGGCGCCTTCCTTTCGCAGTTCCTCGACCCGGCGCAGCCGCTGTGGCTGCAGTTCCTGGTGATGACCCTGACCTTCGTGCTGATCGAGGCGCTGGTGGAGTACCTGCTGGCGCGCCTGGCCCACCGTGTGCGGCCCTGGCTGGCGCGCAGCGGCAAGGGCTTCAACCGCTGCTGCGGGGCGCTGTTCGCTGCCGCCGGGCTGGCGCTGCCGCTGACCCGCTAG